The Planctomycetia bacterium region CATACCCTGGAAGGTTTCCTTATTAACTTCTCTACACCCCTTTGCCCCTCGAAGAGAGGGGCTGGGGGTGAGGGCATTGTCTGAATGGCAAAGCCCTTCGTTATGTGGACTACTACCATCTAGTAAGGAATAGGATTCATGAGTGCGTTTCGAATCAGTGATGAACTATGGCGAAAGTATCAGGAAGATGGTTACTTCATTGCAGAGAAATTGTTCGATGATGAGGAAATACGTTTGCTTGGGAGCATTGCGCGCGCTGAGCATCAGCAAAAGGAACGGGGAGTCAGCAGGCGTGATGGCCAGGGTGGCACCATCAAACTGACAGTGGAAAACGAACTCGCAGACAACATCTACTCCGCCATTGTGCGAAGTCCTCGCATAGTTGATTCCATGGAGAAATTGTTAGGTGGCGAAGTATATCATTTTCATCACAAGATGATTCTGAAAGAACCTCTGACGGGTGGCGCCTGGGAATGGCATCAGGATTATGGCTACTGGTACAACAATGCTTGTTTGTATCCATACCTGGCCAGCTGCATGATTGCAGTTGATCGGGCTACGAAGGAAAACGGTTGTCTGCAGGTTATTAAAGGCTCACACCATATCGGAAGAATTGATCATAATAAGGTCGGTGACCAGACTGGCGCTGACATGGAAAGAGTTCAGCAAGCCCTGGAACATCTGGAACTGGTGCACTGTGAACTCGAACCTGGTTCTGCCATCTTCTTTCATTGCAACCTGCTGCATTGCTCGGCACAGAATAAAAGCACGAATCCTCGCTGGGCATTCATTTGCTGTTATAATGCTGCACGCAACAATCCCTTTAAGGAATCACGCCATCCACGATATTCCTTCCTGGAGAAATGGCCGGACAGTCGCGTCAGGGAAATTGGGCAACGCGATCTGGCACGCCTGAAGGGATAATCTACGTTTTCTCCCCTCTCCCCTGGAGGGAGAGGGGTTGGGGGTGAGGGGGTCTTTTTGTTAGATGTTTTCGAAGCAATTTGGGGTCTAGTGCATGGCATCAGTTCGTATTGGATTACTGGGTTCAGGGTTCGTCAGTAACTTCTACATGCAGGGGCTGCAGAATGTAGCTGGTTGGGAAATACCGGTGGTTGCTTCTCCAAACCTGGAACATGCCAGGCAGTTTGCCAGGAAATGGGGAATTGCAGACGCAACAGATGATGTTAATGGTGTTATCAAGCGATCGGATATTGATCTCATCGTGCTTGGCGTACCCAATCATGTACATCACGACTTGGCCATCGAATGTGCCAAGTCAGGCAAGCATATCGTGTGCACCAAGCCACTGGCCCGTAATGCTCGCGAAGCATTATCCATGCTCAAAGCAGTGCAGGCTGCTGGCGTTATACATGGCTATGCCGAAACCGAAGTATTCAGCCCGGCTGTCATGAAGGCAAAGGCCTACATCGAACAGGGTGGTATTGGCAAGTTGTTATCCGTACGTTCCCGCGAGGCACATGGCGGGCCCCATGGCGACTGGTTTTGGAAAAAAGAGCTGTCAGGAGGCGGCGCTTTGCTGGATATGGGTTGCCACACCATCGAAGCGGCACGCTACTTCATGGGGAAAGAAAATCCCGTCGTGGAAGTCCTGGCATGGACAGACCGACTCGTTCACCATGAACGGACCGATGCAGAAGACAATGCAGTGCTGTTGATGCGTTTTCAGGGTGGACAACTGGCCCATGCCGAACTGAGTTGGACAGCGTCAGGCGGTTTGGATCTGCGTAACGAGGTGTACGGCACGCACGGAACCATTTTCA contains the following coding sequences:
- a CDS encoding phytanoyl-CoA dioxygenase family protein, which translates into the protein MSAFRISDELWRKYQEDGYFIAEKLFDDEEIRLLGSIARAEHQQKERGVSRRDGQGGTIKLTVENELADNIYSAIVRSPRIVDSMEKLLGGEVYHFHHKMILKEPLTGGAWEWHQDYGYWYNNACLYPYLASCMIAVDRATKENGCLQVIKGSHHIGRIDHNKVGDQTGADMERVQQALEHLELVHCELEPGSAIFFHCNLLHCSAQNKSTNPRWAFICCYNAARNNPFKESRHPRYSFLEKWPDSRVREIGQRDLARLKG
- a CDS encoding Gfo/Idh/MocA family oxidoreductase — translated: MASVRIGLLGSGFVSNFYMQGLQNVAGWEIPVVASPNLEHARQFARKWGIADATDDVNGVIKRSDIDLIVLGVPNHVHHDLAIECAKSGKHIVCTKPLARNAREALSMLKAVQAAGVIHGYAETEVFSPAVMKAKAYIEQGGIGKLLSVRSREAHGGPHGDWFWKKELSGGGALLDMGCHTIEAARYFMGKENPVVEVLAWTDRLVHHERTDAEDNAVLLMRFQGGQLAHAELSWTASGGLDLRNEVYGTHGTIFTDVTRETSLRVFSQAGAGYTVEKAQADKGWLFPPVDEAWVYGYREEMRHFIECIQKNEKPRETFEDGYRVNCILDAAYRSVTSRKWEPVEYES